One window of Oreochromis niloticus isolate F11D_XX linkage group LG23, O_niloticus_UMD_NMBU, whole genome shotgun sequence genomic DNA carries:
- the LOC112843840 gene encoding paraneoplastic antigen Ma1 homolog produces the protein MEAVEIEAWCKKKQLAYGHAVVLSDVDPDVTDAVLLSALSQVKVFGKSEIVDRCLDVASKTQFVLIKTSTDLTNQTLPGVVGLPGEAGPWPAHVLTAPADNDGFQSKLMLFLETEGKTLTDVSGLLQPSPLDVNTALIHAISSLVDKCNTTSVDSQSYRKLRMFSGVKPTPNGEEEYDAWAEQTTHLLEEWQCSDNIKKQRIVESLKGPAADIVRFLRVQKPTATSYDYMQVLETAFGTTESASDLLVKFRHTYQNVGEKLSTYLLRLDKLLHCIFRKGGVALSDMNRLRMEQVVRGALQQDMIALRLCMTHKLREPPSFSELLKEVREEEDMLQSRNNLKNPVMSQSVTPVSKSAPEQEVDPEVAKLKKEISVMKAEMLSLKAAAVASHPDTQIPQLEIPAKTPYKKNATPQRSGYQEDKPGIFCYRCGEDGHFKRECEGEENLLKVNKHLIKLTKKSGNYREIQ, from the coding sequence atggaagcCGTTGAAATTGAAGCCTGGTGCAAAAAGAAGCAGTTAGCTTATGGACATGCAGTTGTCTTGAGTGATGTGGACCCAGATGTCACAGATGCAGTTCTGCTATCAGCTTTGAGTCAGGTCAAAGTATTTGGGAAATCCGAGATAGTTGACCGTTGTCTTGACGTAGCTTCTAAGACACAGTTTGTACTGATCAAGACTTCAACTGACTTGACTAATCAAACCTTACCTGGTGTTGTTGGACTTCCTGGGGAGGCTGGTCCATGGCCGGCTCATGTGCTCACTGCTCCTGCAGATAATGACGGGTTTCAATCTAAGCTAATGTTATTCCTGGAGACTGAAGGTAAAACTCTTACTGATGTTAGTGGCTTACTTCAGCCTTCACCCCTTGACGTGAACACTGCTCTGATACATGCCATCAGTTCCTTAGTGGATAAATGTAACACCACATCTGTTGATTCTCAGAGCTATCGTAAGCTGCGCATGTTCTCTGGTGTGAAACCTACGCCCAATGGGGAGGAAGAGTATGATGCCTGGGCAGAGCAGACAACACATCTGCTAGAAGAGTGGCAGTGCAGTGACAATATAAAGAAACAGCGGATAGTGGAAAGTCtgaaaggtccagctgctgacATTGTAAGATTCCTAAGAGTGCAGAAGCCCACTGCAACTTCATATGACTACATGCAAGTTTTGGAGACAGCTTTTGGAACAACTGAGAGTGCATCTGATCTTCTGGTGAAATTTAGACATACATACCAAAATGTTGGCGAAAAACTGTCTACTTACCTGTTGAGGCTGGATAAACTGCTGCACTGTATTTTCAGAAAAGGAGGCGTGGCACTGTCTGACATGAATCGATTACGGATGGAGCAGGTTGTGAGAGGAGCACTGCAACAAGACATGATTGCACTTCGTCTTTGTATGACTCACAAGCTGCGAGAACCTCCTTCTTTCAGTGAGTTGCTAAAAGAAGTAAGGGAGGAAGAGGATATGCTCCAAAGCAGAAACAATCTTAAGAACCCAGTAATGTCACAGTCTGTAACTCCTGTTTCCAAGTCGGCACCTGAACAAGAAGTCGATCCTGAAGTAGCAAAGCTGAAAAAAGAGATAAGTGTCATGAAAGCTGAGATGCTTAGTCTTAAAGCTGCTGCAGTCGCATCACATCCAGACACCCAGATTCCACAACTAGAAATCCCTGCCAAGACACCTTACAAAAAAAATGCTACCCCACAAAGGTCTGGCTATCAAGAGGATAAACCTGGAATATTTTGCTATAGATGTGGGGAGGATGGACATTTTAAGAGAGAATGTGAGGGTGAAGAAAACCTACTCAAAGTCAATAAGCACCtcattaaactgacaaagaaatCGGGAAACTACCGCGAGATCCAGTAG